Part of the Sphingobacterium sp. LZ7M1 genome, TCAATGCTGAAAACTATGCCCAATTGGATGTTGGTGACAACAGTGTTTTCAATCTGGACAACGACGATTTCACAATCGAGCTAAAAATCAAAAAGAACAAAGGCCGTGACAATAACTATGCATTCTGGTATCCTTCCATTATTGGCAAGAGACAACATTGGCAAGGAGGCTGGGGTGAAGATCCAACAGGCATCGGATGGGTAATCCACCTAGATGGCGAGTCCTGGATTTTCAATGCCCGTGGTGATAAAGGAACGGGTGAGGTAAAAGCTGACCGAAACATGAACCGTGGTACCTGGAACTCGATCGCTATCACCGGACAGATGGTAGATGGCAAGAGAACCGTAAGGTTGTTCACCAATGGCGAGCAAACCAAGGAAGCTGACATTACAGGTTGGGGTTCCATTACATCGGATGCCAAATTCCGTATCGGTTTCCTAGAAACACGTGAAGGCTGGCGTTCTGATGCCTATATAGCCGATGTAAAATTCTGGAAAGAAGCTCTTTCTCCGGAAACGATCAGACAATACAGTTGTGATGTAGGTATTGTATCAAACCATCCGAATATCAATTTCTTGGCTGCCTATTGGCCAATGAACTCGAAGGATGCTACAACCATCGTGGATGAAGGTCCTTTAGGTGCAAACCTAAAAACAAACGGAACTTACCCGATTACCACATTGAACGATTTCATTTGTGCACCGACTTCGTCGACATTGAGTTCAATGGTACCTAGAAATATCGATATCTCTACGCAAATTATCAGTTGGTTGAAAGTACCAAGACAATTGAGCTGGGGTCTTGATGGTCGTGTTTGGATTGATAAATAAACCTATAGATTATGAAAACCATATTGAAATTATTCAAAAATATATACTTGCCCATCCTTTGTTTTTCAGTCCTTTTTGGATGTAAGGATACGGCTCTGGAGGATTTCTCCATCAAACCGGGCTCCGCTACGACGGTAGGTTCTGGGGACATTGCCGGAGGGATTACCAAAACCAATGAACAGATCACCGTTCCGGTAAGTATCAAATTGAGCAGTCCTGCTTCAAAGGCTTTTGATGTCAACCTAGCGGTGAATCAAAAAGCAGCGGCTGACCATATCAAAAGCAAGAACCTGGGCAGCAATTACATTGCTGTAAAACCAGAATCAATCTTTTTACCAAACAGTACCAAGGTAAATTTCGGAGCTGATTCTGCCGTGTTCAATGTGACCGTCACCCGTACCGAGGTGGAAAAATATTTCGGAAAGAACATTGTCATTGGATACAGCATTACCAATGCCGGGAAAGGAAACAATATTGATAAAAACAATGCAACAGGTGTTCTTATACTGAAAGTCAATGATCTGATCACGGAATCAGACATACATTTCATTTCCCTAACAAATGGCGCAGGAGCGATCTTAGAAGCTAAAAACCAAGTAAATTATGTCAGCTCCTCCTCGGGATTGACCATGCCATTGGGTATTAGCTTGGCCAGTTTCCCTGGATCTGCCTTTACCGTGGATGTGGTAACCTCGACTGATACCATTGCTCAATTGATCAAGGACGGTAAGCTACCAGCAAATACGGTTGGTCTTACACCTGAGCAATATACCATACCTTCTAAAGTACAGGTAGCGAGCAATGCGAAATCTGCAGGTCTTGAAATCAACGTTCCTTGGTCGGTGGTCAATGCTAATCTGGACAAAAAATTAGCGGTTCTTGTAGAACTGAGCGCTCCTACCCTACATGTGCTTAATCCTCAGAAAAACTATAGTATCATTCTGATCGATTCAGAAAATGTGGTGGAAGTAGATGTGACCAATGATGCTGAATATTCTTACAGCAGAAATAATGATAATCAAAATGAAAATGCTGTCAAATTGATTGACAACAATTACAACAGCAAATTCCTATTGTTTGATTTCGTAGACCTCGAATTAAAGCTTGTTTATAATGAGCCGCAGAAGATTGGGGCTTATACCTTCACTTCAGGAAATGATGCTCAAGAAAGAGATCCAGCAGAATGGGTACTTTATGGATCCAATGATGGAACTACTTGGGAAGCTTTGGATACACGCAGAACGGAAGTTTTCAATAACCGTACAGAAACCAAACGCTTTAACATTGAATTCCCTAAAGCATACAAACAGTTCAAGCTACATATTGAAAGAACTAGAAGCAGTAGTTTATTCCAAATGGCGGAATGGAGAATGGTTAGAATTCCTTAACAATTACAATGATCAGAACGATGAAAATAATGAAATATGCATTTTTCTGCTTGATCTTGGCTTCGATCAGCAGCGCATGTACAAAGGATGAACAGGGGGTTCCTGAAATCATAGAGAAAGAGCCGAAGCCAACTGCTGCTTTTACCTATGCTTTGGCAAATGCCAATGACCCCTTTACCTATAAATTCGACAACAAGGGTACCAATTTCATGGAAACACGTTGGTCCTTCGGGGATGACAGTACATCCTCTGTGGCTGCACCATCACATACCTTTTTGAATACGGGGACATATGTCGTGAAAATGGTAGCCCTAAATGGAGAAGGATATTGGGCACAACGCGAGGAGACGATCCGGATCTCTGCAGCCAACCTGATCAAGGTAAATACCAAGACCCTTGGAGCAGGCAAACTGAACCTTTCCTTCACTACCAGTATGGCGGTGAGCAAAACGGAATGGCGTGATGGATATAAATCCTCTGGAGCGATCCTGAGTACCGACAAAACTATTGACCTGACCTTTGACCCGGGAACCTTCAAGGAAATCCAGCTTAAGCTGACGACGGCTAAAGGATCGGTTGCACTCATGAATCTTTTTGTGTCCGAATTGGGACTGATCAAAGATGTGACTACCTTTGAGAACATGTTCTCGGTATCCCATGAGAACAATGGTGGCCCGGATGGTGGAGAAGGATCCAAGAAAATGATCGACGGTGATATCACTACCAAAATATTTGTGGGTGGTGTGGGACCAAATATGAGCTGGCAGTTCCTATTTGACTCGCCGCAAGTCGTGAATGGCTATAGCATGACCTCAGGTAATGACTCGCCAGACCGTGACCCAAGACGTTGGAAAGTGGAAGGCTCCATTGATGGTAAGACTTGGGTAGTGGTTGATGAAAGAGGTCCAGAATACTTCACGGAAAGAAGGCAGTCTAGAACCTTTAGATTCACCAATACCACGGCCTATAACTATTACAAATTCTCCATGACTGAATTGAATGGAGGAAGCAACTTCCAGATTTCGGAAGTCCGTATCCTCGAATTCCCTCACTAGAAATTCCACATTAGAATTTAATACGTTAGTGAAAACCTGGTTGCTGATTCTGTTTACAGAAAAAGCAATCAGGTTTTTTTTAATCATTCCTTTTTAGGAATTATTTTTTCAGTTTGACCTCATTGGAGACACATTGCTAAAACTCGCAAAATGCGCTAGAAAAATCTAAAAGAAATCCCGAAGCATTCCTGAAAATGTCTTGAATGAAACCAAAAAAAATCTCGCTGCATCTTTTGAAATGCAGCGAGATTTTTTTAAAGTATTTAGTAATTAGTATTTAGACACCGATTGAAATAAATCAAGACCTAAATTAACCGATTAAACTATGTAGTAAAGTCTAAATACTAAATACTTTCTACTAATTACTATTTAGCTTCAGTATTCAAAGCCTTAGAAGCCTCTAGCGAGATAGCAGTTTTGTCAAAGCGGATTTTCACGCCATTACCTACGTCTACCAAGAAAGTTTTGTCACTTACTTCAACGATACGGCCATGGATTCCAGCAGTAGTCACTACTCTAGAGTTTACACCAATTTCTTCGATATATTTTTTGTGTTCTTTTTGCTTTTTCATTTGTGGTCTAATCATAAAGAAATAGAAAACCACAATGATTAATACCATAGGAATTAACTGTGTAAAGCCACTTCCTCCTACTTGTAATAAAATTGTTGAAATCATTTGTATATTATAGTTTATAGTTACTTATTAGATTGCTTCTACTTCACCTTTCAGTTGAACGGTGCTGATGTTTGCCTCA contains:
- a CDS encoding DUF1735 domain-containing protein; this encodes MKTILKLFKNIYLPILCFSVLFGCKDTALEDFSIKPGSATTVGSGDIAGGITKTNEQITVPVSIKLSSPASKAFDVNLAVNQKAAADHIKSKNLGSNYIAVKPESIFLPNSTKVNFGADSAVFNVTVTRTEVEKYFGKNIVIGYSITNAGKGNNIDKNNATGVLILKVNDLITESDIHFISLTNGAGAILEAKNQVNYVSSSSGLTMPLGISLASFPGSAFTVDVVTSTDTIAQLIKDGKLPANTVGLTPEQYTIPSKVQVASNAKSAGLEINVPWSVVNANLDKKLAVLVELSAPTLHVLNPQKNYSIILIDSENVVEVDVTNDAEYSYSRNNDNQNENAVKLIDNNYNSKFLLFDFVDLELKLVYNEPQKIGAYTFTSGNDAQERDPAEWVLYGSNDGTTWEALDTRRTEVFNNRTETKRFNIEFPKAYKQFKLHIERTRSSSLFQMAEWRMVRIP
- a CDS encoding PKD domain-containing protein → MKYAFFCLILASISSACTKDEQGVPEIIEKEPKPTAAFTYALANANDPFTYKFDNKGTNFMETRWSFGDDSTSSVAAPSHTFLNTGTYVVKMVALNGEGYWAQREETIRISAANLIKVNTKTLGAGKLNLSFTTSMAVSKTEWRDGYKSSGAILSTDKTIDLTFDPGTFKEIQLKLTTAKGSVALMNLFVSELGLIKDVTTFENMFSVSHENNGGPDGGEGSKKMIDGDITTKIFVGGVGPNMSWQFLFDSPQVVNGYSMTSGNDSPDRDPRRWKVEGSIDGKTWVVVDERGPEYFTERRQSRTFRFTNTTAYNYYKFSMTELNGGSNFQISEVRILEFPH
- the yajC gene encoding preprotein translocase subunit YajC, whose product is MISTILLQVGGSGFTQLIPMVLIIVVFYFFMIRPQMKKQKEHKKYIEEIGVNSRVVTTAGIHGRIVEVSDKTFLVDVGNGVKIRFDKTAISLEASKALNTEAK